From one Triticum aestivum cultivar Chinese Spring chromosome 4B, IWGSC CS RefSeq v2.1, whole genome shotgun sequence genomic stretch:
- the LOC123095089 gene encoding putative cyclin-dependent kinase F-2, with translation MAARKRPAAAVLGAGHATTTLGSPTRSKRSRINNIRSSADYEEQTCLGEGGFGCVLRARHRATGKIVAIKYLNWADGSVEPPDPAELLREAGFLEACNGNPYVVGFEGLVREPDNGAYGLVMEYVAAPTLHEFLWNRCRGGGPPLPESTVRAIMWKLFTGAKKMHDRHVVHRDIKPANILIGQDGELVKICDFGLAISLSELPPYTQAGTAFYLAPEMLLGKEDYDALVDTWSLGCVMAEMLTGKTLFLGDDDDDDDDDTNNEIIQLWSIFRLLGTPDNRTWPEFSSLPHTAKALRLLPPGHKQNKLRELFPQEKLSDEGFQVLQGLLTCNPDKRLTAAGALKHRWFAAPRPATAAAKVGAMSFPVKKAPRIKFIPPAMPQKNLLKIPLAVWNAAEQV, from the coding sequence ATGGCCGCGCGCAAGCGACCTGCTGCtgccgtcctcggcgccggccacgCCACCACCACCCTAGGATCGCCGACGCGCTCCAAGAGGAGCCGCATCAACAACATCCGGAGCAGCGCGGACTACGAGGAGCAGACATGCCTCGGCGAGGGCGGCTTCGGCTGCGTCCTCcgggcgcgccaccgcgccaccggCAAGATCGTCGCCATCAAGTACCTCAACTGGGCGGACGGGTCCGTGGAGCCTCCCGACCCCGCCGAGCTTCTGCGGGAGGCCGGATTCCTCGAGGCCTGCAACGGGAACCCTTACGTCGTCGGCTTCGAGGGCCTGGTGCGCGAACCCGACAACGGCGCCTACGGCCTCGTTATGGAGTACGTCGCCGCGCCGACCCTCCATGAGTTCCTGTGGAATAGGTGCCGCGGCGGCGGCCCGCCACTCCCGGAGTCCACGGTTCGCGCCATCATGTGGAAGCTCTTCACCGGCGCCAAGAAGATGCACGACCGCCACGTCGTCCACCGCGACATCAAGCCGGCCAACATCCTCATCGGCCAAGACGGGGAACTCGTCAAAATCTGCGACTTTGGGCTGGCGATCTCCTTGTCCGAGCTGCCGCCCTACACCCAGGCCGGCACGGCGTTCTACTTGGCACCAGAGATGCTCCTGGGGAAGGAAGACTACGACGCGCTCGTCGACACGTGGTCTCTTGGGTGCGTCATGGCCGAGATGCTCACAGGAAAGACGCTGTTCctcggcgatgatgatgatgacgatgacgacgacacAAACAATGAGATCATCCAACTCTGGAGCATCTTCCGCTTGCTCGGGACGCCGGACAACAGGACGTGGCCGGAGTTCTCATCTTTGCCGCACACCGCCAAGGCCCTACGACTCCTACCGCCGGGGCACAAGCAGAACAAGCTGCGGGAACTGTTCCCTCAAGAGAAGTTGTCCGACGAAGGATTCCAGGTGTTGCAAGGCCTCCTCACCTGCAACCCCGACAAGCGACTGACGGCGGCCGGCGCGCTCAAGCACCGATGGTTTGCTGCTCCTCGTCCCGCCACCGCCGCGGCAAAGGTCGGCGCAATGTCGTTTCCGGTAAAGAAGGCACCAAGGATCAAGTTCATCCCGCCGGCCATGCCACAGAAGAATCTACTCAAAATTCCCCTCGCTGTGTGGAACGCAGCAGAACAAGTGTAA